The sequence below is a genomic window from Mus musculus strain C57BL/6J chromosome 4, GRCm38.p6 C57BL/6J.
CAGCCTAGCCCTCCCACTgtgtgaaatctctctctctctactgccTGACTGAGCCACACAGGGCTGGAAAAATTACCTACTGTTGAGGAAATTGAGGCAAGAACTGCTGGACTATGATAAAATTAGATAGCCACTGACCAAGACCCTGGACCATGATGGGAGTCCTAGGTGCCTTTGGTAGAGAAAGCCAGGTATGATGAGAGACCTCTGCTGGAGTCCTGCTATAGCCAGCGCCTCATGTCTTGTCCTGGTCCTGAGGTCACTCCTGATTAGGGCAACTCTGTGCTTAACAGAGCCAGGCCTTCGGATGCTACCCACTGTAAGTATAAGCAGCCCACTTCTCCACTTTGCTGCCTCAGGGCTGATGAGGCCAGACAAACTCATGACCTGATCTAAAGCAAGAATAAATGTCACACTGTTCAATAGAATATATGCATAGATGAACACAGATCATGGAAGCCAACTTTGGCAGCCCAATACTCGCCTTCACTATCTTTGTTATTATCCTGTATTCCTGTACTCCTTAACTCTAACTGAAACAGATCAATGCTGCCGTCTACCTACACAGTTGGTTGAGAATGAACTAGTGAGTGATAGGTTGGAGCCAAGGTAAATGAGCATCTTTGACCTAGGAGTCTGCCACTAGCTATAGCTCATTCTGCACTGACTGCTGCTGACTTTCAAAACCAGACACTTTCCCAGTCAACAGAGCATCTTCCTACTAATTTGGTTTCAATGGGAGATGCTCTGAAAGGTGCTCCCAGGCTTCctggtttttttggggttttttttgtttgtttttttttgagacagggttttctctgtgtagccctggctgtcctggaactcactctgtagaccaagctggcctcaaactcagaaatctgcctgcctctgcctcccaagtgctggggtaaaaggtatgtaccaccactgtccggcaggcctcctgttttttaaaattgaagtttTAAGAGGACATGATGTAGCTGTTTAGTTACAGTCATTGGTAAAGCAGGATGCACACCCAGCTCCACTGTGTGCCAGAGCCCACACTTCCCTAGGGCACCACATTGCTCTCCCATTGTAGGggtgaggatatagctcagtgacagagtacttgcctggcatgctcaAGTCCctaggttctatccccagcaccacaaagcaaaagcaaacattcTGTAGGGCCCAGGAGCTTCCCATTTCTCTCATATGGCTCTCATCCATTTCAAATGCACCGTCATTAAATAATACACAAGGGAGTAAGGGATGGTCCTCCCTCAGGACTGAAGGTATTGATAAATATGAACACAGCTTAGTGTAGAACATGGTTACAGCCTGAGCATTGATGAGATACCAGAGTCCTCTGGGAACAAACAAGAAGGAACCTTGGAGAGCTTCATGAAGGAAGCCACACTTGAGCTGAACttaaaaaggaagagaaccaGAAAACCATTTCAAACCAGAGACTCGGCCTCAGCATGggtcagtgagatgactcagcgtgcaaaggtgcttgccactgAGACTTGACAACTTGAATTCAATCCCTGAGCCTATATAGTAGAAAGAAATAATGTGctcctggatggatggatggatagatggatggatggatggatggacagaggaCATAAAAATTGGGAAGATGAAGGTCAGTTACAAAGCAGTATCTGAAACATGGACAGAGTGTCCAAATCCCGTGACGCATTATAGGTGTGGAAAGTGTGTTGATAACTGAGTGATAGTTCACCGTATAAGGAAATGCCGTTGCTAGGTCCTGCATCCACACTAGGATCCCAGGCTGGGAGCCCTCAACCCAAGTTTGCAGGGCTTGACCTAGTGTCTTCCACAGGGGACTCTGTCATCCAGAATGCATCCAACAGTGGAGTGGGCCAAGCAGTCATTCAGATCGCCTCAGCCCTTCGCCTAAAGACCATCAACGTTGTCCGAGACAGGTACTGGGAGGCCTAATCCTCATGTCCCTGCGCACTCCTACATCTCCACCAGATGGCGCACATGTGTAAGCATGAGTGGCTGGCTGCTGACTTGCAAGCATTCCGCAGGGCAAAAGAAGTCCCTGTGAAAGTCTGACACAGAGATGACAAAAAGAGGCAGTGATGGTCCTTACTGAACAGTCAGGAGTGTTGGAGACTTGTCTTAGGGTCCCTGGTTTGTACTGTTGTATGAACTCTAGCCCTGTCGGTTGCATGTGTACACCAAGCACAGCTGTGAAGGAGGTGGGGCAGGCTTGTGGTCTctcttttacagatgaggaagctcAAGTTTCCAAGAGAGGAAGCAGCTTGCTCAGGAAGACACGGCAAGTCAGTAACAGACTTACCTTCTTTCCATTGTCCCCTCCAGTCCCTTTAAACCTCAGTGTGCTCCCGTGTGGCAGTCACTTGAGACCTTTCTTACGAGGGTTGTACttactcctgcccctgcctctgcagtGGTGATGAAAAAGTGATTCTGCGTGCCTGGACCAGAGAGTCCAGGACCGCTCTGCCCCAGAGTGTGTTTGCATGATACCCTCAAGTGCCCTGGAGAGCAAGAGGAAAGAAAGTGGTGTCTGAGTAGAAGGAGGAAGTAGGATGGCTCTTCCCCGGGCACAGATGGCTCTAGGGTGTGTGCACTCATAGGTTGTCAGACTATCTCCCAGCCTGGCTCTGTCCGGGGAGGAAAGGAGGCAAGAGCTGGTAGAGCATGACTGAATTATGTGGACAGCTCCTGCTTGAGGTCTGGCTTAATCTCTCTCTATCCCTGTTCTCAAAACAGGAATGTGTTCTCAGGGCTGTGGCAAAGGGGTTCTGGGAGCTTGAGGGAGGCTAGTTAGCCAGTGTGACCTGATTGTGTTTGGTTTCCAGACCCGACATCAAGAAGCTAACTGACAGACTGAAGGATCTAGGAGCTGATTATGTCCTCACAGAGGAAGAGCTAAGGATGCCCGAGACAAAAACCATCTTCAAGGTACCTAGCCTGGGTCTGGAGAGGTGCATaagcggttaagagtacttactgctcttgcagtcccagcatccatatggtggctcacaaccatctgcaactgcTGTTCCAAAGGATCTCCACAGGTCCCAGGCACACacggtacagagacagacatgcaggcaaagcaatCACATTCACGtgcacaaagtaaaataaaagctgAGGCACCCCGCTAAGAACACTTCCCCCTTAATCCCATGCCATCTCCTGGTAATTACAAAATATGCCTTCCCTGCTCTGCTCTGCAAACCGCTTCTCTTCTGGAAAGGACAAAGCCCATCCAACCTTAGCCTGGGGATAGCATGCTGTAAGTGTGCAGACATggaaggaggcagaagtagaCAGACTTTAGGAAAGCCGAGGTTTTAAACATTTGTGGTGTGGTCCATCAACCCACATGGCAGGTGTGAGTCCGAGCTGGATGAGGGTCTGAGGAAACTATGgcatggagagaggaagagaagctcCTAAGCCTCTGCCTCACATTTACTTGACATCCCTCAGAAAAACTCTACAAAGTAGCTGACATAGATGCTGCATAGATGAGACACCAGCCTTAGAACCACATCATCACAAAGTGGTGAGGCTGGCCCCATCACTCTGAACTCGAAGCCGGTACCTCTTTAGAGCATCCACCCCAGCAGACCCAATCTGAGGCCTTTTGCACTACAGCATATGGAAGAACCACATACCCAGTGTTGAGCACATTTGCCCTAGACAGCATTGCTGAAGTGGAGGAAAGCCTATCGTGTGTAAACTTCTCTGTACCTTGACACTGAACAGAGATGCTGCTTGTCTGTGCTTCCCAAAGTCCTGGGATGGACGAGAGGATGAAGCTGCTAAAGCCCTTCTCAGACATAACAAAAACAAGCCCAAAAAGTCATGCACActccatttccttctcttctgaCTCAGCACTTGGCCTTACCATGCTGCTCGTAGCAGCTTCTAACCCCATGAGCACCCAGTAGCCCCCTCACCGTAGCCTCCTTACTTTCAGGACCTGCCGCTGCCCCGATTGGCTCTCAACTGTGTTGGTGGGAAGAGTTCTACAGAGCTGCTCCGGCACCTAGCGTAAGTCCCTCAACCTGCAGGTCTCCATCAGGAGGGCTGTCTAGTTACAAGTGTGAGTATAAGCCAGGGTAGAAGGATACTGACAGTGGCGCACAAGGACATCTTGCTCTCTGGCCTGTGCTCTAAAGCCTCGTCTCTGTGATAAGCCTAGCCAGCCTTTTCTCCCCATAGAAACCCAGGAGTCATCACTTACTGCTTCTTAAGATATTTCTCACAAGATATTTTGAAACATATAAAAGTGctgaggtggggctggagagatggctcagtggttaagagcactggttgctcttccagaggtcctgagttcaattcccagcaaccaaatggtggctcacaaccatctgtaactgaatctgatgccctcttctggagtgtctgaagacagctgcagtgtactcatatacatacatacatacatacatacatacatacatacatcgatcttttaaaaaaaaaaaaaaaaaaaagagccgtgCTGAGGGACCAGAGACAGGCATTCTCTTGGTCCCCACCACTGCAGAGAAGCTCCACTCGCTGTGTGCTGTTCTCCAACCGGAGGACACCTAAGAAATACTTCTCAGCAAAGTGGGGCCCCTGCACAGTGACTTGCCCAACACCACAAGCTACAAGCTGAAGAGATGCCTAAGCTGCTGAGGTAGAGCTTAGACTGGGACAGCTACACAGCTATGTTGAGAGTCAGCCTCTGCAGTGGCTGTCGTGCCATCTACAGCCATAGGCAGAGCTTACTATTCCAAATTCCTATTTTGCTTTTCCCtttggttctggggattgaacccagggccttgggcatgCTAAAGCACATGTTCCATCACTGagctatgccccccccccccccatcttcgcTTTAAAAAATGAAGCCCAGAGAACGTGATCACTTCATTTAGGTATAGTTGACCAGACAGCAACGGTTAACCACGAGTTCTCATAACTACAGAACACCCCTGTTCAGGCAGCGAGCAGCCTGTGAGACTGACTGCATCCTCCATGCAATTGTCAAAGGAAGAAGTAATCACAATGTGGGCACTGACATTAGAAAGactgggttcaaaccccagctCTGCTACTTCTAGCTGTAGACCTGTGAAGTGTTAGGCAAAACATGAAGATCCAAGCCTTAGTCTCCTCAGCTCTGAAATGGGCATAAGGAATATGGTTCTGCCTCTGCTGGGTAGTATAAGGGACAGTGAGGCGATGCAGACATGATGAGCTTCAGCTCTGTCCTCTAGACCAGACATCAGTCTTTCTTGATGTTACTCTGATAAGTCACGGAGACAGTACAGGTGACATGCTTAGCGCTGTGTCTGGTACAAGGAGAGAGGGCTTGCTTCCATTAGGAACTTATTTCTTGAGTGAGAACCATCTGAGGTAAACTTAGGCCAAATGAAGCCATGCTTGTGAGGCACCCCTGTAATCTTAGCCCTCAGGAGGCTAAGGAAAAGGAgtagtgtgagttcaaggccagactgagatAGATCCCAAGTCTGAGGCAACCATAGGctacacagatacagacagatgtagtcagacacacacatacatggagacagaggcacagagagaacaTTGGGAGACTGGGGATACAGCGTAGAGCACATGTTTAACATGTGAAGACCTAGGATTCTCCTAGCACTGTGATCAATAGGTAGGTAGTAATACAGCAGTTGACTCCATTatgtccttttctgttttcctcagtttctccaaAAAATGCCTCAGGTCATCCTTTGTCAACAAACTGAAAGTCAAGGAACAGGGACAGCAGCGAAGGCTAAATCTAGCTCATGCTATCCTCACCAGTTCATTGTAGGAAATTACATTACAGCTAGGCAGGTTGGGATATGCCTCTATGCCCGATATGTGTGACATATGGTCCCTGCCTCTAATTCTTTAAGTCAGAGGTTAAAACTGGGaagctatatattttttaagccTCCCCAGTGATTTTGAGAGCCAGGATTGGTTCCTTTAAATGCCTTAGCAAGTTCCTTAGGCCATGATAGGCCTTTGCCTGCACCCACTCTTCATTCTCTGAACTCTACAGGCCCGGAGGAACCATGGTGACCTATGGGGGAATGGCCAAACAGCCTGTAACAGCCTCTGTGGTAAGTCAGGGATACCTGCAGACCAAGGCTTAGCTGGTCTTGCGCTAACTGCAGTTGTCTAAATTCGAGGATCTATACCTGAAGTGATGCTTTAAGTTCTAGTACTCAGAGCCTCAGTGCATCTTCCTGTGTCCACAGAGTCTGCTCATTTTTAAGGACCTCAAACTTCGGGGCTTTTGGTTGTCCCAGTGGAAGAAGAACCACAGTCCAGGTGAGTGACGGATGGCCTTGATACCAAGAGGCAGAGGAGTGtagagcctggtatggctgcaGAGTGACCAGCTACTCTAAAGCCTGCAAAGTGACTAGGTCCTCAACCTTAACGGGATTCAGGACCATTAGTTACCATAGTTTACCAGTCAGGCCAGCACATTGCTTCTAGAAGGAGCCAGCTGGTCCTTGGCAGAGTCTAGTGAGATGGACCAGCCCTTGTTCTGAGGAGCTTACTGGGTGCAGTGgtatacacttgtaatcccagctctcaagagGCTTAGGTGGGAGGGTTATGAGTTCAGGACCATCCTTAGTTATATAACTAGATgctgtttcaaaaaaagaaagaaaaacaaaacaaaaaccaaaatctcACCAGATAGATCTAGGTGGGCCTGGCCTAGCTGGGAACTGTGTAAGTCACTGAATCTCTGCCTTGTTTTAAGCATTGTTGGTTTTAACACTTTGAGCCATTTGACAAGAGGAGAAAATTGAGGCTCAGGGCCTCTAAGTCAATCACTCAACACTCTCCCATCTCTGGAATGGAGCTGCTAACGTCAGCATAGGTCTCTGACTGCTACAGCCCAGCTCCCCAGATGAGGAGCCAAGGATGAGAGTGAAGACTGACATGGAGTGGCTGAAGGGAAGTGGTGACATGCACTGGTGTTCTAAGAAGAAAAGCTCTTCAGGAGAGTGAGGGGAAGGGCTGGGGGGAACTTGGTTAATGCTTGCCAAGCAAGCttagaacctgagttcagatccccagtatccacataaaaagcctgtaccccaggactacagagaggagaggaggaaaggtaGAGTAGCCCAGCCTATAGCCAAATAAAAGAGCatcatgttcagtgagagactatctcaaaaaataaaggggTCCTGAGAatggtggtgtgcacctttaaCTGCAGCACttgataggcagaggcaggcagagctccatgatctatagagttccaggccaCTCAGGACTACATGGTAAAATCTTGTCTATAAATAAGAAACATGATTGAGGGAAGACACCTCAATCAATATGTGGTCTcacctacacatatatacacttagaAGTCCTACACCCAAACTAAACTTTTAAAGAGAGTGGAACCCACCACTACACAGGGCAGATTCTGACACCTGGAGGATCAAGTCTGGTCTTGGACTGAGAGAGCAGGTTCTAACTGGATTACAAAAGACCTAACAAGTTCACACTCCTGCCTTGAAGACAACTGGGAAGCCAGCATGgcagtggggttttgtttgtttgttttgttttgttttatggtgtgtgtgtgtgtgtcctagaattcactgtgtagaccaggctaacttggaactcagaaatctacctgtatatgcctcccaagagctaggagtaaaggtgtgcgccactatgccTGCCAGCATAGAGTTCTAATCAGGAAGTAGGATTAAATCTGAAGGTTGGGTTTATTTCTATGAAAAACACTTatcaggactagagagatggctcagaggttaagagcaccgtctgctcttccagaggtcctgagttcaaatcccagcaaccacatggtggcttacaaccatctgtaatgggatctgatgccctcttctgatgtgtctgaagacagctactgtgtgtgtgtgtgtgtgtgtgtgtgtgtgtgtgtgtgtgaaaatctttaaaaaaaaaagaaatacacttcaCAGCTGAGGCCTTCACTTCGATTCCTACTCTATCTTTGGCCCTTAGGAAGAGGCAGACCGAGGAAGGGATAGTGGGTGCCTCAGTTGAGGAATCTAGTGGAAGCCCAGGGCTGTCAGAGAGAGCTTTTCCTCCTGTGGTCTGTTGTCATCCAGCACTGTGCCAGGTACTCTGCCTTCCTGGCCTCCTCTGGCTTCCTTAGCTCAGTAATGCTGTCCTAGCCACCACTTAGGGCCAGCTCTTCAccagtcctgtcctgtcctgtggaTGAGCCTCTCTAACCATCACTGAGAAGGGTGTAGTCACTGCCCACCTACGGTCCCTAGGATTACTCTGGATGACTCTGTCTCGAGTTAGCACTCAGCCATCCCACTAGACCTCACCTGTTGTTCCTTGTCTGACTTGCACCTCCTGCAGATGAGTTCAAGGAGCTGATTCTCACTCTCTGCAACCTCATCCGCCAAGGCCGGCTCACAGCCCCATCCTGTTCTGAGGTTCCACTGCAGGGCTACCAGCAGGCTTTGGAAGCCTCCATGAAGCCTTTTGTGTCTTCGAAGCAGATTCTCACCATGTGATTGctccagaggaccaggaggaAAGCAGGAGAGGCAAGACTGGCTGTCTGCTGGCCCCTCCATGAGAACCCCAGCCTTCCCAGACTGCCTCACCCATATTGTCTCTTCCTACCAGGAGGGTGGGGGACCAACTCTAGGCTCCCTAATAAACCCTTAACTTCCCGAGTGGAGGATGAAGAGTACAGTCATGCGTGTGGAGGAATGCTGTGCCTTCCCTGCCTCAGAGTTTGTTGTCCATAGTCACTGCCTGCCCACCCTGAAAGCAGAGGCTATGAAACTGCTGCCAAGTGCAGAAGTCACTCTTTGCCCTCAGCAACATGAGCCATAGAGTCTGGCAGAAAGGGACAAGTGGTtaacctcttctggagtgtgtggcTCTGCCCAGGACAAGGGGATCTGCTG
It includes:
- the Mecr gene encoding enoyl-[acyl-carrier-protein] reductase, mitochondrial isoform X2, which codes for MSAEDRKSGPCVPHRTLRAARRLKNLELTAVEGSDVHVRMLAAPINPSDINMIQGNYGLLPKLPAVGGNEGVGQVIAVGSSVSALKPGDWVIPANAGLGTWRTEAVFSEEALIGIPKDIPLQSAATLGVNPCTAYRMLVDFEQLQPGDSVIQNASNSGVGQAVIQIASALRLKTINVVRDRPDIKKLTDRLKDLGADYVLTEEELRMPETKTIFKDLPLPRLALNCVGGKSSTELLRHLAPGGTMVTYGGMAKQPVTASVSLLIFKDLKLRGFWLSQWKKNHSPDEFKELILTLCNLIRQGRLTAPSCSEVPLQGYQQALEASMKPFVSSKQILTM
- the Mecr gene encoding enoyl-[acyl-carrier-protein] reductase, mitochondrial precursor, yielding MLVSQRVTGARARAPQLAGLLEAWYRHGRTTSSYSALSEPSRVRALVYGNHGDPAKVVQLKNLELTAVEGSDVHVRMLAAPINPSDINMIQGNYGLLPKLPAVGGNEGVGQVIAVGSSVSALKPGDWVIPANAGLGTWRTEAVFSEEALIGIPKDIPLQSAATLGVNPCTAYRMLVDFEQLQPGDSVIQNASNSGVGQAVIQIASALRLKTINVVRDRPDIKKLTDRLKDLGADYVLTEEELRMPETKTIFKDLPLPRLALNCVGGKSSTELLRHLAPGGTMVTYGGMAKQPVTASVSLLIFKDLKLRGFWLSQWKKNHSPDEFKELILTLCNLIRQGRLTAPSCSEVPLQGYQQALEASMKPFVSSKQILTM
- the Mecr gene encoding enoyl-[acyl-carrier-protein] reductase, mitochondrial isoform X3, which encodes MLAAPINPSDINMIQGNYGLLPKLPAVGGNEGVGQVIAVGSSVSALKPGDWVIPANAGLGTWRTEAVFSEEALIGIPKDIPLQSAATLGVNPCTAYRMLVDFEQLQPGDSVIQNASNSGVGQAVIQIASALRLKTINVVRDRPDIKKLTDRLKDLGADYVLTEEELRMPETKTIFKDLPLPRLALNCVGGKSSTELLRHLAPGGTMVTYGGMAKQPVTASVSLLIFKDLKLRGFWLSQWKKNHSPDEFKELILTLCNLIRQGRLTAPSCSEVPLQGYQQALEASMKPFVSSKQILTM